DNA from Asanoa sp. WMMD1127:
GTGCACCACCGGCGCCGAGAAGCCGGAACCGATGGCCACGATCCGCCCCGAGCGCATCAGGACGTCGGCCTCGATGCCCGGCCGGCCCGAGCCGTCGATCACCAGCCCGCCGGAAAGCAGCAGCTCCTCAGCCATGGGCAACCCACATGGAATGTGGTTCCATGTGCCAATGATCGAGAGGTTCCACCCCGAAGGGGTCCCCGCACCCGTAGTCCCGCTGTCGACCGCCACCAAGGCCGGCGACTTCGTCTTCGTCTCCGGCCAGGTGGCGACGGACGCCGAGAACAAGGTTTACATCGGCGACTTCACCCGCGAGGTCGACGGCGCACTGGACAATGTGGAGGCCGCCCTGGCCGCCGCCGGCGCGCGCCCCGACCAGATCGTGAAGATCGGCGCGTTCCTGTCCAACGCGATCCTGTTCGCGCCGTTCAACGAGGTCTACCGTCGCCGCTTCCCGGAGGCGCCGCCGGCCCGCACCACGGTGGTGGTCGCCTTCGGCCACCCCGACGTGCGCGTCGAGATCGAGGCGATCGCCTACGTGGGTTAGGGCCTGACTCATGAGCGACCGGCGACCCGGAGGGAACGGTGCACGATGCGCAGCGCCGTGACGAAGTCCGGGTCGTCGGTCACGGCCTTGGCCACCTCGTCGAGGGCCGCGACGTAGGCGTGCTGCCGGGCCGTGCTGAACTCGCCCGCCGGCCCGGACACGCTGACCGCGGCGAGGCAGTCGCCGTCGACCCGCACCGGCACCGCCACGCACCGCAGGCCCACGCTGCGCTCGTTGTCGTCGAGCGCGAACCCCCGCCGGGACACCTTCTTGAGGTCCTTGCGCAGGTCGGCCAGGGTGACCAGGGTGTTCTCGGTAAACGCGGGGAACGGCTCGGCCGGCACCGCCGCGGGCAGTTGCGCGTCGGGCAGCTCCGAGAGCAGCACCTTGCCCAGCCCCGTGGCGTAGGTGTGGTCGCGGGCGCCGAGCGCCGTGGTGAACCGCAGCGGCCGGTCCGGCTCGGCCACGCAGATGTGCAGCACCTGGTCGCCGTCGAGCACGCCCAGGTTGGCCGTCTGCCCGGTGCTGGCCGCGACGGGCTGGAGGTAGCGCTCGGCGACCACCGTCAGGTCCAGCGTGGACACGTACGCCGCCGCCAGCCGCTGGACCTTGTGCCCGAGCCGGTAGGACGGACGGTCGTCGACGCGGACCAAATATTCCATCTCGGACAGCACCGCCAGCAGGCGCACCAGCGTGCTCTTGGGCAACGCCGTCGACTCGCTAAACTCGGTGAGCGTCAACGGCTCCGGGGCCGCGGCCAGCATCTCCAGCAGCGCGAGGCCGCGGGCGAGCGCGTTGGCGTGGTAGTTCGCCGACGCCGGCTTGGCGTCGTCGACGGAGGTGCGGGGTGCTCTCGGCATTGTGGACTCTCCTACGCGCCGCCGACGGTGGCTGGAACCTCGGGGAAGTGGCATGCGCTCGGATGCCCGACGCCGATCCGGTCGATCAACGCGGGCGCTTCCTGCGCGCACACATCCTGAGCCTTCCAGCACCGGGTGCGGAACCGACAACCGGACGGTGGGTTACTCGGACTGGGTACGTCTCCGGCCAGCGTGATCCGCTCACGCTCGTCCCGTCCGGTCGGGTCCGGCACCGGGATCGCCGACAGCAGCGCCTGGGTGTAGGGGTGGGTGGGCGCGGTGAAGATGTCGGCCCGGGTGCCGGTTTCCACGATGGAACCCAGGTACATCACCGCGACCCGGTGCGAGATGTGCCGCACCACCGACAGGTTGTGCGAGATGAACACGTACGCGAGCCCGAGCCGGTCCTGCAGCCCACGGAGCTGGTTGATGACCTGGGCCTGCACCGAGACGTCCAGCGCGCTGACCGGCTCGTCGAGCACCAGCAGCCGCGGGTCCAGGGCGAGCGCCCGGGCCAGCCCGATGCGCTGCCGCTGCCCGCCCGAGAACTCGTGCGAGTAGCGCCGGGAGTGCTCCGGCCGCAGCCCGACCAGCTCCAGTAGCTCGCGGACCCGGTCGGCGCCCCCGTCGGCGTAGCGGCCCTGCACCCGCAACGGCTCGGCGACGATCTCCTGGACGGTCATCCGCGGCGACAGCGACGCGTAGGGGTCCTGGAACATGATCTGGATCGCCCGCCGCTTGGCCCGCAGTTCGCGCTGTGACAGCGTGGCCAGGTCGGCGCCCTCGAACATGATCTTCCCGGCGGTCGGCTCGAGCAGCCGGACCAGCAACCGCCCGGTCGTCGACTTGCCGCAGCCGGACTCACCGACCAGGCTCAGCGTCTCGCCGGTGTCCAGCTCGAGGTCGACACCGTCGACGGCCCGGATCTCGCCGACCTGCCGCCGGAACACGCCGCGCCGGATCGGGAAGTGCTTGCTGAGCCCTTCGACCTTGAGCAGGTTCGTCATGAGGTCACCGCCAGCTCCTCGTGGAAATGACAGGCGCTCCGCCGGCCTCCACCGATCTCGAACAACGGCGGCCGGTCGGTCTCGCAGACCTCCCGTGCCATCGGGCACCGGGGATGGAACGCGCACCCGGCCGGCGGATCGGCCATATTGGGCGGGTTGCCGGGGATCGGGTCGAGCTGGTCGACGTCGACGTCCATCCGCGGCAGGCTGGCCAACAGCCCCTTCGTGTAGGGGTGCCGCGGCTCCGCGAACAGCTCCCCGACGCCCGCGGTCTCGACGACCCGGCCGGCGTACATGACCACCACGCGGTCGGCCAGCTCGGCCACGATGCCCAGGTCGTGGGTGATCAGGATGGTCGCCGCCCCGGTCTCCGCCTGCGCCTTCTTGAGCAGCGCGAGCACCTGGGCCTGGATCGTCACGTCGAGCGCCGTGGTCGGCTCGTCCGCGATGATCAGATCCGGGTCGTTGGCGATCGCCATCGCGATCATCGCGCGCTGGCGCATGCCGCCGGAGAACTCGTGTGGGTACTGCTTGACCCGCTGCGCCGGGTCGGGCACGCCGACCAGCCGGAGCAGCTCGATCGCCCGTTGCCACGCGGCCTTCTTGTCGGGCTTGCGCTGGTGCAGCACCACCGCTTCGGCCACCTGCGCCCCGACCGACATCACCGGGTTCAGGGCGGTCATCGGGTCCTGGAAGATCATCCCGACCGGACCACCGCGGATCTTGCGAAGTTCCGAGGCGGAGAGCGTACGCAGGTCGGTGTCCCGGAAAGCGATCGCGTCGGCCTTGACCGTCGCCGCCTTGCCGAGCAGCCGCAGCACGGACATCGCGGTCACGGTCTTGCCCGACCCGGATTCGCCGACGATCGCGACGATCTCACCCGGCGCCACCGCCAGACTGACGTCGGTAACGGCGTGCACGACCCCGTCCGCGGTGCGGAACTCCACGCTCAACCCGTCAATGCGAAGCAACGGTCCGTTGCTGACGCTTTCCGCATAGGAACGGCCCGTTCCTAACGTCTGGCCGCTCATGACGCCGACCTCGGGTCGACCGCGTCGCGCAGGCCGTCGCCGATGAAGTTGACGGCCAGCACCGTCAGCGCCACCGCGATGCCCGGCGACAGCCAGAGCCACGGCTCGCTGCGGATCACCGTCAGGCTCTGCGCGTCGGTGAGCATGTTGCCCCAGCTCGCCGCCGGCGGCTGCACGCCCAGGCCGAGGAACGACAGCGTGGCCTCCAGGGCGATCGCCTGCGCGACCGCGAGCGTGGCGACGACGCTGACCGGGGGCAGCGCTGCCGGGATGATGTGCTTGCGCATCAACCACAGTGGACCGGCGCCGGTGGCCCGGGAGGCGAGCACGAACTCCTGCTCGCGCAGGGAGAGCGTGACACCGCGAACGATCCGGCCGCAGACCGGCCACTGGAAGAGCCCGATCGCGATCACCATGGTCAGCACGCTGGGGCCGAGGATGCCGGCCACCACGACGATGACGACGAGCGACGGGAACGACAGGAACACGTCGGCCAGCCGCATCACCAGCCCGTCGACCCAGCCGCCGAGCAGGCCCGCGATCGCGCCGAGCAGCGTGCCGACGACCACCGCGATGGCGGCCGAGGCGATGCCGACGCCGAGCGAGATCCGGCCGGCGAAGAGCAGGCGGGACAGCACGTCGCGGCCGGTCGAGTCGGTGCCCAGCAGGTGGTCGCCGGACGGGCCGGAGCGGGCGTTGAGCAGGTCGATCGCGTTGGGGTCGTGGCCGGACAGCGGCCGCGCGAAGATGGCGGCGAGCACGACCAGCAGGATGAACACGATGCTGACCAGCGCCGCGGGATGCTTGCGGAAGCGGCGCAGGGCGGCCGCGGCCGGTGAGCGCCCGGCCGGCGCCGCGACCGTGGTTGCGGTCATCGCAGCCTCACTCTCGGGTCGACGACGGTGTAGAGCACGTCGGCGAGCAGGTTCGACGCCAGCACCAGGATCGCGATCAGCAGGGCGAACCCGACGATCACCGAATAGTCGTGCTGGTTGACCGAGCTGACCGCGAGCTGGCCCATGCCCGGCCAGGCGAAGACCTGCTCGATGACCACCGCGCCGGCGAGCAGCTGCGGCAGGTTGGTGGCGATGACGGTGAGCACGGGGATCAGCGAGTTGCGGAACGCGTGGCGGAGCACGACCCGGC
Protein-coding regions in this window:
- a CDS encoding RidA family protein; translated protein: MIERFHPEGVPAPVVPLSTATKAGDFVFVSGQVATDAENKVYIGDFTREVDGALDNVEAALAAAGARPDQIVKIGAFLSNAILFAPFNEVYRRRFPEAPPARTTVVVAFGHPDVRVEIEAIAYVG
- a CDS encoding IclR family transcriptional regulator, producing the protein MPRAPRTSVDDAKPASANYHANALARGLALLEMLAAAPEPLTLTEFSESTALPKSTLVRLLAVLSEMEYLVRVDDRPSYRLGHKVQRLAAAYVSTLDLTVVAERYLQPVAASTGQTANLGVLDGDQVLHICVAEPDRPLRFTTALGARDHTYATGLGKVLLSELPDAQLPAAVPAEPFPAFTENTLVTLADLRKDLKKVSRRGFALDDNERSVGLRCVAVPVRVDGDCLAAVSVSGPAGEFSTARQHAYVAALDEVAKAVTDDPDFVTALRIVHRSLRVAGRS
- a CDS encoding oligopeptide/dipeptide ABC transporter ATP-binding protein; this encodes MTNLLKVEGLSKHFPIRRGVFRRQVGEIRAVDGVDLELDTGETLSLVGESGCGKSTTGRLLVRLLEPTAGKIMFEGADLATLSQRELRAKRRAIQIMFQDPYASLSPRMTVQEIVAEPLRVQGRYADGGADRVRELLELVGLRPEHSRRYSHEFSGGQRQRIGLARALALDPRLLVLDEPVSALDVSVQAQVINQLRGLQDRLGLAYVFISHNLSVVRHISHRVAVMYLGSIVETGTRADIFTAPTHPYTQALLSAIPVPDPTGRDERERITLAGDVPSPSNPPSGCRFRTRCWKAQDVCAQEAPALIDRIGVGHPSACHFPEVPATVGGA
- a CDS encoding ABC transporter ATP-binding protein; the protein is MSGQTLGTGRSYAESVSNGPLLRIDGLSVEFRTADGVVHAVTDVSLAVAPGEIVAIVGESGSGKTVTAMSVLRLLGKAATVKADAIAFRDTDLRTLSASELRKIRGGPVGMIFQDPMTALNPVMSVGAQVAEAVVLHQRKPDKKAAWQRAIELLRLVGVPDPAQRVKQYPHEFSGGMRQRAMIAMAIANDPDLIIADEPTTALDVTIQAQVLALLKKAQAETGAATILITHDLGIVAELADRVVVMYAGRVVETAGVGELFAEPRHPYTKGLLASLPRMDVDVDQLDPIPGNPPNMADPPAGCAFHPRCPMAREVCETDRPPLFEIGGGRRSACHFHEELAVTS
- a CDS encoding ABC transporter permease is translated as MTATTVAAPAGRSPAAAALRRFRKHPAALVSIVFILLVVLAAIFARPLSGHDPNAIDLLNARSGPSGDHLLGTDSTGRDVLSRLLFAGRISLGVGIASAAIAVVVGTLLGAIAGLLGGWVDGLVMRLADVFLSFPSLVVIVVVAGILGPSVLTMVIAIGLFQWPVCGRIVRGVTLSLREQEFVLASRATGAGPLWLMRKHIIPAALPPVSVVATLAVAQAIALEATLSFLGLGVQPPAASWGNMLTDAQSLTVIRSEPWLWLSPGIAVALTVLAVNFIGDGLRDAVDPRSAS